TCTCACCATGGGCGCGGGCGATGTGACCGACCTCGGCCCCGCCATCCTGTCCCGCCTGGGCAGCTGAGCTGAGGAGGACCCCAGATGCCGTACGAGATCGACAAGCCCGACGAGCAGTGGCGCGCCGAGCTGACCCCCGCCGAGTACCAGGTGCTCCGTCAGGCCGGCACCGAGCCCGCCTTCGTCGGTGAGTACACCGACACCAAGACCGAGGGCGTCTACTCCTGCCGCGCCTGCGGCGCCGAGCTCTTCCGCTCCGACACCAAATTCGAGAGCCACTGCGGCTGGCCGTCCTTCTACGACCCCAAGGACTCCGCCGCGGTCGAACTCATCGAGGACCGCACCCACGGCATGGTCCGCACCGAGGTCCGCTGCGCCCGCTGCGGCTCCCACCTGGGCCACGTCTTCGAGGGCGAGGGCTACCCGACCCCGACCGACCAGCGGTACTGCATCAACTCGATCTCGCTGCGGCTGGCACCGGACAAGGGCTGAGACCTGGGACTTCTGCAGCGGGCCGGCGGTGGAGCGGGCTGGTATGTCTGTGGTTGTCGGCGCCGCCGTGGCCGATGGGCCACAGCGCGAACTGGGCCTTGACCGTCCCGCCGTCACGGTCCCCGAATTTCGCGCCGAGGGTGATGTCGGTGTTGCCGATCACCGTGTAGGGAGCGGTGGCACCGCACTTGGACCCGCTGGAGGGATGGGTGTACAGGCCGGTGGGGGCGTTGGGGACGGTGTTGTACTCGGTGGACAGCACTGCCGGCTTGGCGTCGAACTTCTTCCATCCGTAGACGTCGGATTCGTCGGCGGCCTGGAGCAGCAGGGTGATGGTGCTCCAGTGCGGGCAATCTGTTGAACGTAATGTCGTCAAGCGCGCCAAAATTCTGCTGACAGATCGACTATCGGGATGGCCCACTTGCTGGGTCATCCCGATTTGGATGGGACTCAGGGGGGACAAGCTGATGAAGCGTGAAGAGCGACCGCGGAAGCTACGTAGGAGCAGTTATCGAGTATCACAATGGTTCTTCACCGCGCTCTTACTGGTGTTGGCTGCTCTGATGGTTGCCAAAATGGGCACTGATGGCCCGAACGGCGCTCCGCTTGGCCTAACGGCGACCTTCGGGGCGATCTTCATCGAGCAGCGGATCCTCCGGTCCCGTGTCATCCTGTCCCCCGGTGATGTGCAGGTGGTGAACGCCATCTTTGAATACCACGTTGAACCCGGGGCGATAAAGGAAGCTTTCGTCGATATCCGGGGGAATATGAAGATCGAGACGAGAGATGGTGGTGAGATTTTTGTAGGCGCCTACAGCGGCTCCCTCATTGATTCTTTTGTGGGGAGTGCAGACAAGGCGGCAAAGATGGTCCGTAAGTACATCGCCGGAAAACCGGATTCGTCGAACTTTGTAATTCGCAGGAAGTGTGCGATCTCCTGGCTCTCGGAAATCTGGCTCGTAGCCGCTGTGGCCTGCGCGGTATGGACAGCAATCAATAACGCGGCTGCCTGACACCGCCTTGCAATCGAGGAGTTGTCCGCTGCTACCTGCGTGTGGCCTGGTGACCCACGAAGAGTTGTAGGTCGCTGCAACAACGCCCGGTGTACGGACCAGCCCCACGGCAGTGAGCCGGGCCCTATCCCCTTTAAATTTCGGGTACCTGACTGCCTGTTCGACCGATGCCGTGAACGGGCCGGGTCGCCGTGGCTTGGGTCGTACATCACCCGGCTGGCCGTCCTTCTACGACCCCAAGGACTCCGGCGCCGTCGAACTCATCGAGGACCGCACCCACGGCATGGTCCGCACCGAGGTCCGCTGTGCCCGCTGTGGCTCCCACCTGGGCCACGTCCGGCCCCACGCCGGGCCGGCCCCGTCACCGGGTCCGGGCCGGCAGGAGCCGCACACGAGGGCCGGCCGTCCGGACCTGCGAGTCCCGCGGCGGCGGTCTTACCGGGGCCTGCTGAACGCTGTCGGTTGAAGTGGAGGAAGCCGGCCGGCTCACCTTCGACGTGTACCCCACCGGTCAGAGGCGCCGCCGAACTCCCCGCCGACGGGCACTGCTGCCGGGCGTGCGCAGTTCGAACCAGACGGTCTTCCCCGCGGCGGTGTGCCGCGCGCCCCAGCGGGTCGCGAGCTGGTCGACCAGATGCAGCCCCCGGCCGTGGTCCTCGTCGGCGCGGGCGGGTGGACGGTGAGCGGGCGGAGCGGCGGGGCAGCCGTCGGCGATGTCGCAGCGCAGCGTCCGGTCGAGGGGCGAGTGGGACATCCGCAGGTGGAGGGGGCCCCAGGCGTGCTGGACCGCATTGGTGACCAGTTCGCTCACCAGGAGTTCGGCGATCTCGACATGCTCGGGCAGCCCCCATCGGGCCAGCTCGGTCCGGATGATCCGCCGGGCCTGGG
This portion of the Streptomyces sp. 2114.4 genome encodes:
- the msrB gene encoding peptide-methionine (R)-S-oxide reductase MsrB, with translation MPYEIDKPDEQWRAELTPAEYQVLRQAGTEPAFVGEYTDTKTEGVYSCRACGAELFRSDTKFESHCGWPSFYDPKDSAAVELIEDRTHGMVRTEVRCARCGSHLGHVFEGEGYPTPTDQRYCINSISLRLAPDKG
- a CDS encoding ATP-binding protein, encoding MRDKVVSHPLESHVRAVPQARRIIRTELARWGLPEHVEIAELLVSELVTNAVQHAWGPLHLRMSHSPLDRTLRCDIADGCPAAPPAHRPPARADEDHGRGLHLVDQLATRWGARHTAAGKTVWFELRTPGSSARRRGVRRRL